DNA from Mycobacterium sp. SMC-8:
GCCGAGCTTGGCAGCGACGAGGTTCTTCGGGTGCGGCCCGTTCTTGCGCAGATCGGTCAGCCACTGCGGCGGGTCGTCCTGCAGCGCGGCCAGCTCGGCGCGGGTGATCGGATTCTGCTGGAAGTCCTCGGGCGTCGCGGGCAGGTAGACGTCCAGCTTCTTCGCCGCGGTCGCGGGCTTCATGGACTGCGCGTTCGGCCTGCTCATGGCTAGAGCTTAACGACGACACCCGCCGGTAGCCTGATGCGGTGACCCGGCCCTCGCTGACCCTCGGATACGTCCCGGGTGCGACGCCGGGAAAATGGGCGCGAACCTGGACGGACCGCCACCCGGAGGTGCCGCTGCACCTGCGCAGTGTCACCGCCGCCGACGCCGTCGCCGCGGTCCGAGACGGCAGCGTCGACGTCGCGGTGCTGCGATTGCCCGCCGACCTTTCGGGTCTCGCCGTCATCCCGCTGTACGAAGAGACGACGGTCGTGGTGGTGCCGGTCGAGCACGTGCTGACCGCGGCCAACGAGGTCGACCCGGGTGAGTTGCTCGACGAAGCCATCCTGACTCCGCTGGACACCGTCGTGGACTGGCCGCACGCGCCCGGTGACCCCGTCGAGCATCGGCCCAAAACCACCGAAGCGGCAACGGAACTCGTCGCAGCTGGGCTCGGGGTGCTCCTCCTGCCTCAGTCGCTGGCCCGGCTGCATCACCGCAAGGACCTCACGTATCGACCCGTGGTCGGCGCTCCGACCTGCTCGGTGGCGCTCGCCTTCCCCGAGGGACCACAGTCGGAAATCCTCGAGGAGTTCATCGGGATCGTGCGCGGTCGCAAACCCGGCTCGTCCCGCGGGCAGGCCGCACCGGAGCGCAAGCGGACGGCGCGGGAGAAGACGCTGGCCAAACAGGCAGCCCGCGCCGCCGCGGGGAAAGTCACGCGCAAGCCCGGGCGCGGCCGTCGCTGACCCATGGTCCAAGGTAAGGCTTGCCTCTATCGGCGTGTGCTCCTACATTAAGCGGAAAGTTTTCCGGTTAATTAGGGGTGAGACATGGCCCGACGGCTACGCGCGACCCAGGCGGCGGTGACGGCCTCGGTCGCCATGGCGTTGGCGACGGTCACAGCGCCCGCTGCGACTGCCGATCCCGCGGTTCACGCCGACCCGATGGCAGCAGATGACTTCGCGATCATCTCCGAGGTGCCCTCGCTGGCAGAACTCGACGCACAGATTCGTCTCCTGGTCGCCTCGCCCGCCCCGGATGACGTCAAGGCCGCGCAACTGGAGGGCGGTTCGCGCGCCGTCGTGGTGCCGAAGATGATCTACCGCGTCGGCTTCTTTCGGCCGCCCAGAGGGTCGAGCATGGTCACCGGCCCCGAGACCCACGAGCCGGACAGGCACACCGCGGTGATCAACGCGAGTCGGCAGGGTGCGCCGACCGTGCAGGTCGTCGCCGAATGGCGGCGTATCGACGGCCGGTGGAAGCTGGCGAGCAAATCACTGTGCAACGGCATCAAGACGATCGGCCTGCCGGTCCCGTGCAACTTCGAATGATCGAAACATCGTTTCTCGCCAAGAGTTTCGGCTCCACACTGGTGCTCGACGGCGTCTCCGTCGAGCTTCCGGCAGGTACGGTGACGGCACTGCTGGGCCTCAATGGAGCAGGCAAGACCACGCTTCTGCGGCTGATCGCGGGACTGGATCGCCCGGACCGCGGCACCGTCACGGTGAACGGTCGCCCGCCCAACGGGGACCCCGATCAGGTCGGTGTTCACCTCGGCCCCGGCGCGCTCGATCCGCGCCAGACGGTCGTGCGGCACCTCAGGTGGCTGGCTGCGCTCGCCGGTGCTGCGGCGGACAGGGTCACCGACGTTCTGGAGGAAACCGGGCTTTATACGCAGCGCCGGGAGCGGATCGGCGCGCTGTCGCTGGGCGCCAGGCAGCGGCTGTCCATCGCGGGCGCGCTGTTGTGCCGGCCACGGGCGTTGCTGTTCGACGAACCGCTCAACGGCCTCGACGTCCCCGGGATCGTCTGGTTCCGTGGGCTTCTCCGACGACTCTCCGACGACGGGTGTGCGGTGGTCGTAGCGACGCATCTGCTCGCCGAAGTCGTGCTGTCCGCCGATCACGTGCTGCTGCTCGACAGCGGCCGTCCGCGAGTACACGGTGCCCTCGATGACGTCATACCCACCGGCTACGAACCGCGCGATTGGTTGGAATCGGCACTGCTCGATGCGGCGATGTACGCATGAGCGTGGCACCAGTGGTGCGCGGTGCGCGCGCCGAGATGGTCCGGACGGGCGGCCGGAGTCGGCTGTGGACGGTCCTGATCCCTGCCGCGGTGGTGCTGCCGGCGGTGATCACGTTCGCGATCGCGATCGCCGCCGAGACCTTCGCGCGCATACCGGGGCAGATCTCGGTCCTGCAGGTGCCGACCTCCAACGCGGCCTATTGGGTGATCACCGTCACCACCGCGGTGGTGGCAGTGGCCGCCTCCGACGGGCAGGCCTGCGAGAGTCGTTACCACACTGGGGAATACGTTCGCCTGGCGGCTCACCGCCAGTGGCCGGTACTGGCAGGCCGGTGGTGGTTCTACGGCACGCTCGGCGCTGCGGCCGCCGCCCTCACGCTTCTCGCGGTGCTCCTGTTACTGCCGGTGGCCTCGCCGCACGTCTACGGATCGGTGTCGGCGACCGATCCGGTGGCACAGCGGCTGCTGTGGACCGTGCCGCTGCTGAGTTTCTTCGCCGCCGGCGCCGGTATCGGCGTCGGCGCGCTGACCCGGTCGCCGCTCGGCTCCGCGGCGGTGATCCTGTTGTGGGTGTACGCGGTTGAATCCGCCGCGGGATATCTCCCCAGTGGCGCGTTCCTGCAGCGGTTCATGCCGGTTCTCAACGGCGTCTACGCCACCGGCCAGGACGCGGTGCTCATTCCTCCGTGGAGCCAGAACGCCGCTCTGCTCTACGTGTGTTCACTGTCCACGGCGATCTTCCTGGTCGCCGCTGTCGAAAGGACTGTCCGCCATGGCTGATTCACCTCTCCCGCTCGCCGAGCGGGGTGACGCCGACCTTCCCGGCCACTGGCTGCTGGCCCGACTGGGCAAGAGAGTGTTGCGCCCGGGCGGGCTGGAGCTGACGACGCGTCTGCTTTCGGCCGCGCGTATCGAGGGCGCAGACGTCGTCGAGCTCGGGCCTGGACTCGGCCGCACGGCGACCGACATCGTCGCCCGGAAACCGCACTCCTACGTCGGCGTCGACGACACCGCCGCGGCGACCGAACAGGTGCGCTCCATCGTCGCCCCGGTCGGTGGCACGGTGGTCGTCGCCGACGCGGTGTCGACCGGGTTGCCCAAGGCCAGCGCTGACGTGGTGGTCGGCGAGGCCATGCTCACCATGCAGGGCGACAAGGCGAAGCGTGCCATCATCGGCGAAGCGTTCCGTGTGCTGCGGCCGGGCGGCCGTTACGCGATCCACGAGTTGGGGCTGACCCCCGACGGCCTGTCCCAGGACATCAAGGACGACATCCGCCGCGACATGTCGCGGGCCATCAAGGTCAATGCCCGCCCGCTGACCACTGCCGAGTGGACCACGTTGCTCACCGACGCGGGCTTCGAGATCTCGCGCGTCGACCACGCGCCGATGGCGCTGCTCAACCCGGCACGCGTGCTCGCCGACGAAGGACCCCTCGGTGCGCTGCGCATCGTGGGCAACTTGATCCGGCGTCCTGCGGCACGTCGGAGGGTCATCGGCATGCGCAAGACCTTCCAGCGGTACCGGCACTCGCTGACCGCCGTTGCGGTCGTCGGCGTCGTACCTGGGCAATGACACACTTGACTCATGGCAGTGGTGAGCAGCGCCGCCGGCGAGACGCGGGACCGCGCAGCGGGCCGCCAGCGCCACAGGGTGCTGGGTCTGTTACGGGAAGCCGACGGTCCGGTCGATGCCCAGGGTGTCGCCGATCTGCTGCAGATCCACATCACCACAGCGCGGTTCCACCTGTCGACACTGGAAGCCCAGGGGTTCGTGCGGCGCGCGGGCAGTCGCAAATCGGGAGCCGGGCGGCCCAAGCTGACCTACGAGCCGGCGCCACGACTCGACTACGCCGACATCGTGTCGCTGTTCGCGACGCATCTCGGTGGCACCGCCGAGGAGCGGGAAACGCGAGCACGCCGCATCGGGGCAGACCTGGCGCACCGCGTGCGGCTGGCCAGGGCCCGCGACGAGACCTCGGTCGGAGACCTCGTCGTGGCGACGCTGACCGAGTTGGGTTTCCAGGTGCGTTCGGTGATGTCGTCCTTCGGTGAGGTGACGGTGCAACTGTGCACCTGCCCCCTCGCTGAGGTCGCCAAGACCGCACCCGAGGTGGTTCGCGGTATCCAGCAGGGATTGATCCAAGAGGTGATCGACCTCAACGCCGACGCGGTCGGCGGCCGCTACGGTGTGGCGGTGACACCGGATCCCCATGGGGGTTCGTGCGAAGTCGGATTGGTGCTCCGCCCTACACGTGTGGTGGCGGACGACAGTGAAGGAGTGTGAGTCATGGACGTGGTGTCCCTGAAAGAGACCGCAGCCGAACAGCTCGAGGCTGCTCGCAATGCGCGCGCGGGCCGGGCCGCGCACACCGTGTACGGCGGGCACGAACACAAGTTGCGCCAGACCGCGATCGCGCTGCTGGCCGATCAGCGCCTCGACGATCACGAAAGCCCGGGTGAGGCAACACTTCTGGTGCTACACGGCCGGGTTCGCCTCAATACGTCGAGCGCATCGGCCGAACTCGGCGAGGGTGAGTACCTGATCATCCCCTCGGAACGGCACAACCTTGCCGCGCTGGAGGATTCCGTGATCCTCCTGACCGTCGTCACCGGGATCTGACCCTCAGATCGACAAGGTGCCGTCGTCGTTGATGGTCCACTCCGGGTTCAGTGCGACCTCCCAGACGTGGCCGTCCGGATCGGCGAAGTAACCCGAGTAACCGCCCCAGAACACCCGTTCGGCGGCCTTGAGGATTGTCGCCCCCGCGGCGTGCGCCTGGGCGAGCACCGCGTCGACATCGGCTTCGGTGCGCTGATTGATCGCGATGGTGATACCGCTGAACCGGCCGTCGACAGGATGGTGCGCATCCGCGGCGAGGTCGGCCCGTCCGAACAACGCGAACGCGAGGCCGGGCAGCTGATAGAACACGACGCCGTCCGGAGCGGCCTTCGGCACCCAGCCCAGACCCTGTTCGTAGAACCGACGCGCACGGACGAGGTCGTCGACGCCGAGGGTGATCAGGCTGATGCGTTGCTCCATGAACGCACGGTAGCCCGCGGCGGCGACATCTCACTCAGCCCAACAGCGTCGACCAGAACTCGACGGTCACTGCTGCCTGCCTCGCGTCCGGCTCGACCGTCCCGAACTCGGCGGAGACGTAGTCGGCAAGGTTCGCGCCGCGGATGACGACATCGGTGCGCACCACCGACAGCACCGGATGCCCGGACAATCCATGGCCGGCCGGCAGGTAGTGGTGAGAACAGATCGGCACCAGCATCGGCGCACGCTCCAGGTGGTAGCGCGCGGTGCGCAGCGCGTGCTTCGTCTGCGCCGGCCGCCGACCCCAGCCGTCATACCAGAACCGATCCCACTCGACGGCGAACAGCACGCCCACGATGGGCAGTTGCAGCCGTCTGGTCAGACTTCTGCGGCCTTCGGCGCGCCAGTTCGGCCACGACCCGCCCGTGGGCAGTCCTGCCGCCAGGAACGCGCGGTGATCGTCGGCGAACTCGACACCCACCTCGTGCTCGACACGGTCCAATTCGTCGTCGGACATGCCACGCTCGATCGTCACGGTGCCTGCTGCGTCGAGGCGCCGAGCAGCCTCGGCTCCGAGGGTCACCGCGGCTTCGTACACAGGACGTGCCGATTCAGAAGCTGTGCTGCGGACCCTGGGCCTTCTTGTACAGCGCCTTGAGCATTCGGTCACGGAACGCCGCGTTGTCGATGAGCTTCACGCCGGCGTTGGCCAGCTTGGGCTGTCCGATCAACTTGTGCATGTAGCGGCCGCGCCGATACTCCCTGCCCCACGCAGCCTCCATGCGCTGCGCGTAGTTGGTGAAGTCGTCGGGACCGCCGTTGGTCAGCGCCGCCACCGCGCATTCGCCTGCGGCCAAACCGGATTCGAGCGCCTTGGAGATGCCCGCGCCGGAGGCCGGCTTGCCCGCCCCCAACGAGTCACCGGTGAACAGCACGCCGGGACGCCACGGCGGCCACGCGGTGAAGCCCATCGGCAACCGCCACGCGCGCACGCTTTTGTTCTTCTTGAGCTCCTCGATCGGCGGCAGATCCCACTCGCGCGGCAGCGTGCGCAGGAAGTCGCCGAGGAACTGCGTGGCATTGATCGACTGCCAGTTCTTGTAGCTGTTGACGTAGCCCAGCCCGATGTTGAAGAGTCCATTGCCCATCGGGAACACCCAGCCGTATCCGGGCAACTGGTCGCCCTGGAACATCAGCTTCAGGTAGATGTCCAGCGAATCGGAGTCCGGGCGGTTGGCCGGCATCTCTGAGCGGATCGCGATCGCGGAGTAGCCGTTGTACTCGGAGTCGATCTTCAACGCCCGCTTGATGGGGGAGTAGGCGCCGTCGGCGGCGATCACCGCGTCGCCGTACACCTTCTCGCCGCTCTTGAGCACCACACCGATCACCCGTCCGGTGGCGTCGAACTCCGGCCCGGCGACCTCGGCGCCCTGCCGGATCTCGGCCCCGGCCGACTCCGCGTGCTTGAGCAGCACGGTGTCGAGGTGTTCCCGGCTCACGGTGTGACCGTGGTCGGGCATGCCGGGACGTTTGGGGAACGACAGCTCCCAGCGGCTCGGGCTGAACACCGTGACCCGGTTCACCCGGTGATAGGTGGCGACCTCGTCGGCCAGGCCCATCTTCTGCAGGTAGCTGACCGCACGGGCGGTCAGACCGTCACCGCAGGGCTTGGAGCGGGGAAACTGTGCCTTGTCCAGTACCACTACCTTGGCACCGGTCTGCGCTGCCTGCCACGCGGCGGCTGACCCGGAGGGTCCTCCACCTGCGATGACCACGTCGTATCGCTGCGTCATGAATCTCTCTCGTCGAGCGGCTGTCGCTGGAGATAGTACCCAAACTCCCTGTATGTGCGCGGCGGGCGAATTCGCCTGGCCACACCGGGTCATGACGGTGAGCCGAGTGTGACGTCACGCGGTCTTAGCAGGTCAGCAACGCTGGGGCGGGTACAGTGATCGCGTGCGACGAGGGTCGAGGACGCGTTCCTCCGAAGAGCCGGGTGCCAAGGTGGACGCCCGCAGCGAACGCTGGCGTGAGCACCGCAAGAAGGTGCGTTCGGAGATCGTCGACGCCGCGTTCCGGGCCATCGACCGGCTGGGACCCGAGGTCTCGCTGCGCGAGATCGCCGAAGAGGCCGGCACCGCCAAACCCAAGATCTACCGCCACTTCACCGACAAGTCCGACCTGTTCCAGGCGATCGGTCAGCGCATGCGGGACATGCTGTGGGCGGCGATCTTCCCGTCGATCAACCTCTCCACCGATGCCGCGCGCACCGTGGTGTACCGGGCCATCGAGCAATACGTCCGACTGGTCGACGAGCACCCCAACGTCATCCGTTTCCTGATGCAGGGCCGCTTCGCCGAGCAGAGCGAGTCGGCGATGCGCGCACTCAACGAGGGCCGCGACATCACATTGGCGATGGCCGACATGTTCAACAACGAGCTCAGCGACATGGAGCTCGACTACGCGGCCTTCGAACTCGCCGGGTTCGCGACCTTCGGGGCGGCGGCTTCGGCCACCGACTGGTGGTTGGGCCCCGAGCGCGACAGTCCGCGGCGGCTGCCGTCGGAGAAGTTCGTCGACTACCTGACCACCATCATGGTCGGCTCCATCAACGGCACCTGCGAGGTGCTGGGCATCAAGATCGACCCTGACGTGCCGCTGCACGAGGGCGTCAAACGCCGCGAAGAGGTCGCCTGACCCTCTTCGCCGAGATCGCGTTCCACGTGCACTTTTCGCGCGAACCGCCGCGCGGAATGCAGTTTCGGCGGGTCCGGAAATTGAGGCAGATGCCTCATGTGGCGCGACGGGCGCGCGCCGACGATCTACAGGCATGAACACCTACCTCACCCCCCGGGCCGCCGCCGCGGCCGTTACCGCACATCCCGTCCTTCCCGCCGGAGACGACGAACGCTTCGTCGGGTTCGGCATCATGGGGCTGCCCTTCTCGAACGGCCACTACCTGGCGTTGCGACAGTTCCCCGCAACGACTTTCGCACCCGCCTACGTCTCCGTCTGGCACCGAGACCCGGCATGCACGTGGACCTTCTACGCCACCACACCCGGCCAGCAGAGTTGCGCGCGGTACTTCAGCTCGGCAACCCCCAACGATCCCGTGCAGTGCGACATCGGCCTGACCTGGGAGTCGCCGTGGTCGGTGCGCATCGAGATCCCCGGACTGCTCCGATGGACGGTCGAGATGCGCAACACCTGGGCCACCCGGCTGATGACGTCCATCGGCGGGCGGCTGCCGGAGTCGGCGTGGACCAATCCGTC
Protein-coding regions in this window:
- a CDS encoding metalloregulator ArsR/SmtB family transcription factor — protein: MAVVSSAAGETRDRAAGRQRHRVLGLLREADGPVDAQGVADLLQIHITTARFHLSTLEAQGFVRRAGSRKSGAGRPKLTYEPAPRLDYADIVSLFATHLGGTAEERETRARRIGADLAHRVRLARARDETSVGDLVVATLTELGFQVRSVMSSFGEVTVQLCTCPLAEVAKTAPEVVRGIQQGLIQEVIDLNADAVGGRYGVAVTPDPHGGSCEVGLVLRPTRVVADDSEGV
- a CDS encoding NAD(P)/FAD-dependent oxidoreductase, whose amino-acid sequence is MTQRYDVVIAGGGPSGSAAAWQAAQTGAKVVVLDKAQFPRSKPCGDGLTARAVSYLQKMGLADEVATYHRVNRVTVFSPSRWELSFPKRPGMPDHGHTVSREHLDTVLLKHAESAGAEIRQGAEVAGPEFDATGRVIGVVLKSGEKVYGDAVIAADGAYSPIKRALKIDSEYNGYSAIAIRSEMPANRPDSDSLDIYLKLMFQGDQLPGYGWVFPMGNGLFNIGLGYVNSYKNWQSINATQFLGDFLRTLPREWDLPPIEELKKNKSVRAWRLPMGFTAWPPWRPGVLFTGDSLGAGKPASGAGISKALESGLAAGECAVAALTNGGPDDFTNYAQRMEAAWGREYRRGRYMHKLIGQPKLANAGVKLIDNAAFRDRMLKALYKKAQGPQHSF
- a CDS encoding LysR substrate-binding domain-containing protein; translation: MTRPSLTLGYVPGATPGKWARTWTDRHPEVPLHLRSVTAADAVAAVRDGSVDVAVLRLPADLSGLAVIPLYEETTVVVVPVEHVLTAANEVDPGELLDEAILTPLDTVVDWPHAPGDPVEHRPKTTEAATELVAAGLGVLLLPQSLARLHHRKDLTYRPVVGAPTCSVALAFPEGPQSEILEEFIGIVRGRKPGSSRGQAAPERKRTAREKTLAKQAARAAAGKVTRKPGRGRR
- a CDS encoding TetR/AcrR family transcriptional regulator → MRRGSRTRSSEEPGAKVDARSERWREHRKKVRSEIVDAAFRAIDRLGPEVSLREIAEEAGTAKPKIYRHFTDKSDLFQAIGQRMRDMLWAAIFPSINLSTDAARTVVYRAIEQYVRLVDEHPNVIRFLMQGRFAEQSESAMRALNEGRDITLAMADMFNNELSDMELDYAAFELAGFATFGAAASATDWWLGPERDSPRRLPSEKFVDYLTTIMVGSINGTCEVLGIKIDPDVPLHEGVKRREEVA
- a CDS encoding cupin: MDVVSLKETAAEQLEAARNARAGRAAHTVYGGHEHKLRQTAIALLADQRLDDHESPGEATLLVLHGRVRLNTSSASAELGEGEYLIIPSERHNLAALEDSVILLTVVTGI
- a CDS encoding DUF5997 family protein, giving the protein MSRPNAQSMKPATAAKKLDVYLPATPEDFQQNPITRAELAALQDDPPQWLTDLRKNGPHPKNLVAAKLGVSIAALARNDVDGALTTEQINALLEEKPEWLTAERESYQAVLREQRRLKSLRAERDS
- a CDS encoding ABC transporter ATP-binding protein; amino-acid sequence: MIETSFLAKSFGSTLVLDGVSVELPAGTVTALLGLNGAGKTTLLRLIAGLDRPDRGTVTVNGRPPNGDPDQVGVHLGPGALDPRQTVVRHLRWLAALAGAAADRVTDVLEETGLYTQRRERIGALSLGARQRLSIAGALLCRPRALLFDEPLNGLDVPGIVWFRGLLRRLSDDGCAVVVATHLLAEVVLSADHVLLLDSGRPRVHGALDDVIPTGYEPRDWLESALLDAAMYA
- a CDS encoding VOC family protein, giving the protein MEQRISLITLGVDDLVRARRFYEQGLGWVPKAAPDGVVFYQLPGLAFALFGRADLAADAHHPVDGRFSGITIAINQRTEADVDAVLAQAHAAGATILKAAERVFWGGYSGYFADPDGHVWEVALNPEWTINDDGTLSI
- a CDS encoding ABC transporter permease, whose protein sequence is MSVAPVVRGARAEMVRTGGRSRLWTVLIPAAVVLPAVITFAIAIAAETFARIPGQISVLQVPTSNAAYWVITVTTAVVAVAASDGQACESRYHTGEYVRLAAHRQWPVLAGRWWFYGTLGAAAAALTLLAVLLLLPVASPHVYGSVSATDPVAQRLLWTVPLLSFFAAGAGIGVGALTRSPLGSAAVILLWVYAVESAAGYLPSGAFLQRFMPVLNGVYATGQDAVLIPPWSQNAALLYVCSLSTAIFLVAAVERTVRHG
- a CDS encoding class I SAM-dependent methyltransferase; amino-acid sequence: MADSPLPLAERGDADLPGHWLLARLGKRVLRPGGLELTTRLLSAARIEGADVVELGPGLGRTATDIVARKPHSYVGVDDTAAATEQVRSIVAPVGGTVVVADAVSTGLPKASADVVVGEAMLTMQGDKAKRAIIGEAFRVLRPGGRYAIHELGLTPDGLSQDIKDDIRRDMSRAIKVNARPLTTAEWTTLLTDAGFEISRVDHAPMALLNPARVLADEGPLGALRIVGNLIRRPAARRRVIGMRKTFQRYRHSLTAVAVVGVVPGQ